The Hydrogenobacter thermophilus TK-6 genome window below encodes:
- the tsaE gene encoding tRNA (adenosine(37)-N6)-threonylcarbamoyltransferase complex ATPase subunit type 1 TsaE, which translates to MEVISSSDKETIEIGRRLGKSLKGNEVICLLGELGAGKTTLVKGIAQGMGLLEGYQVRSPTFTIVNEYPTQKGRLIHIDLYRVNDFDIKEFIGQGVLVIEWAKNINCCDITISIEFVPQGRLIKIR; encoded by the coding sequence ATGGAAGTAATTTCCAGTTCTGATAAGGAAACTATTGAAATAGGAAGAAGACTCGGGAAGTCGCTAAAAGGCAACGAAGTTATATGCCTTTTGGGGGAATTGGGAGCTGGCAAAACCACCCTGGTGAAAGGTATCGCCCAAGGTATGGGTCTGCTGGAAGGCTATCAGGTAAGGAGTCCCACTTTTACCATTGTTAATGAGTATCCTACCCAAAAGGGCAGACTCATACACATAGACCTTTATAGAGTCAATGACTTTGACATAAAGGAGTTCATAGGACAGGGAGTATTGGTGATAGAGTGGGCAAAGAATATAAATTGTTGCGACATAACTATAAGCATTGAGTTTGTACCACAGGGTAGGCTCATTAAAATCAGGTAA
- the kdpB gene encoding potassium-transporting ATPase subunit KdpB, with amino-acid sequence MKKRDVSVFNRDIIIEALLDSFRKLNPLELWRNPVIFLVEVASLIITIEFFLELSGVKKGLAWFSGWTAFWLWLTVIFSNFAESLSEIRGKARAESLKSYKTTIMAKKLESPDPNAPFVEVPSTELKKGDFVLVQEGELISGDGEIVVGAALVNEAAVTGESAPVLREAGSDRSAVLGGTKVVAGNIVVRITANPGETFLDKMISMIEGAKRRKTLNEIALEVLLVSLTVVFLLVAFNARAISEYLVAVSNRGEPMSLAVLASLFVSLAPTTIAALLPAIGIAGMDRLFRRNVIALSGRAIEAAGDANVLLLDKTGTITLGNRMASEFIPVGNHSFEDCVWTAMIASIADETPEGKSIMELAKKTLGVRSDALPRNVKVIPFTPETKMSGVEVDGHSYRKGAFSAVRDYIQKLGGEVPHQVEVVVAKIAMSGGTPLVVVKDKEVIGVVALKDVLKQGIKARLARLRSMGIKSIMITGDNPLTAAAIAKEAGVDDFVAEAKPEDKLKLVKELQAQGYVVAMTGDGTNDAPALAQADVAVAMNAGTQAAREAANIIDLDSDPSKLLDIVEVGKSMLITRGTLTTFSIANDIAKYFVIVPASVAPIYPDLNKLNILHLENPYIAILSAVIFNALVIPALTPLALKGAFYKPISPGRLFLYNLLVYGLGGIIAPFVFIKLIYHLIELFVR; translated from the coding sequence ATGAAAAAACGGGATGTATCTGTATTTAACAGGGATATTATAATAGAGGCTCTGCTGGATTCCTTCAGGAAACTAAATCCCTTAGAGCTCTGGCGCAACCCCGTAATCTTCCTCGTTGAAGTGGCAAGCCTGATAATAACTATTGAGTTCTTCCTGGAGCTTTCCGGAGTTAAAAAAGGTCTTGCGTGGTTCAGTGGATGGACCGCTTTCTGGCTGTGGCTTACTGTGATATTTTCTAACTTTGCGGAAAGTCTTTCAGAAATCAGAGGTAAGGCAAGAGCAGAGTCTCTAAAAAGTTATAAAACCACCATCATGGCAAAAAAGCTGGAAAGTCCTGATCCAAACGCTCCCTTTGTGGAAGTACCCTCTACAGAGCTGAAAAAGGGAGACTTTGTGCTGGTGCAGGAAGGAGAGCTAATCTCCGGCGACGGTGAGATAGTGGTGGGTGCTGCCCTTGTAAATGAGGCAGCGGTCACGGGAGAGTCTGCACCAGTTTTAAGAGAGGCAGGCTCTGACAGGAGCGCAGTTTTGGGAGGCACCAAGGTGGTGGCCGGAAACATAGTGGTGCGTATCACCGCAAATCCAGGAGAGACCTTCCTGGACAAGATGATAAGCATGATAGAGGGGGCAAAACGCAGAAAAACACTCAATGAGATTGCTCTTGAGGTACTTTTGGTATCTCTGACCGTTGTATTTCTCCTGGTAGCCTTCAACGCTCGGGCTATTTCAGAGTATCTTGTTGCTGTCAGCAATAGGGGAGAACCCATGTCTCTTGCTGTGCTGGCTTCCCTTTTTGTGAGTCTTGCACCCACCACCATAGCGGCACTCCTGCCAGCCATAGGTATTGCGGGTATGGACAGGCTGTTTAGAAGAAATGTGATAGCTCTCTCCGGAAGAGCCATAGAGGCAGCGGGAGATGCCAACGTTTTGCTCCTAGACAAGACGGGAACTATAACCCTTGGCAACCGTATGGCTTCAGAGTTTATACCCGTTGGTAATCACAGCTTTGAGGATTGTGTCTGGACAGCTATGATAGCTTCCATAGCGGACGAGACTCCAGAAGGTAAGAGTATAATGGAACTTGCCAAAAAAACCCTTGGAGTGCGCTCAGATGCGCTTCCCAGAAATGTTAAAGTCATCCCCTTTACACCAGAAACCAAGATGAGCGGTGTGGAGGTAGACGGACACAGCTACCGTAAGGGAGCCTTTAGCGCGGTAAGAGACTACATCCAAAAACTTGGAGGAGAGGTACCTCACCAGGTGGAAGTTGTGGTGGCAAAGATAGCCATGTCGGGAGGAACCCCTCTGGTGGTGGTAAAGGACAAAGAAGTAATTGGAGTGGTGGCTCTAAAAGATGTTCTCAAACAAGGCATAAAGGCAAGGCTTGCCAGACTCAGAAGCATGGGCATAAAGTCCATAATGATTACGGGAGACAATCCCCTTACTGCTGCTGCCATAGCCAAGGAGGCGGGAGTGGATGACTTTGTGGCTGAGGCAAAGCCGGAGGACAAGCTAAAACTCGTGAAAGAGCTTCAGGCTCAGGGTTATGTAGTTGCCATGACGGGGGACGGGACCAACGATGCTCCCGCTCTTGCACAGGCGGATGTGGCAGTTGCCATGAACGCAGGAACTCAGGCTGCAAGAGAAGCTGCCAACATAATAGACCTAGACTCAGACCCATCCAAACTCCTTGACATCGTGGAAGTAGGCAAAAGCATGCTTATCACCAGAGGAACCCTCACCACCTTTTCCATAGCTAACGATATAGCCAAGTACTTTGTAATAGTTCCTGCATCAGTTGCACCCATCTATCCAGACCTTAATAAATTAAACATTCTGCATCTTGAAAATCCATACATAGCCATCCTGTCTGCGGTCATTTTCAACGCTCTGGTGATTCCAGCTTTAACCCCTCTGGCACTGAAAGGAGCCTTTTACAAGCCTATCTCTCCCGGCAGGCTCTTTCTCTACAACCTTCTGGTCTACGGTCTTGGTGGGATAATAGCTCCCTTCGTGTTTATAAAGCTCATATATCACCTTATAGAACTCTTTGTGAGGTAA
- a CDS encoding histidine kinase: MEDLEERPSPEELLELVESVENVEFDVGKGYLTVYFGYAPGVGKTYSMLYDAHLLLEKGIDIVVGYVETHGRAETEALLKDLEIIEPVIYDYKGLKLREVNYEKIIQRKPQIVIIDELPHTNPPGFSEEKRYQSIKRVLQAGIDVFTAMNVQHLESLKDLIYQITGVEVRESVPDPFIKDAKEIKLIDLPPEELLVRLSEGKVYVKDMAEEARRRFFKIGNLIALRTLALRVVADQLDQKLKNYLRRRGITTPLGLKEKILVGVYASPYASQLVRATYRIASELGGVEWIALFVETEKSKDFTEEEKKWLEKALDLARRLGGRVECIKGKNVAQEIISYAKREGITKIVLGKPRREGALTGSIYKNLILETEGIDIYLIAPRVKAELPKSIEKKGFDRYLDILRRYFG; this comes from the coding sequence ATGGAAGACCTTGAAGAAAGACCAAGTCCCGAAGAGCTCCTTGAGCTGGTAGAGTCCGTTGAAAATGTGGAATTTGATGTGGGTAAGGGCTACCTTACCGTTTACTTTGGATACGCACCGGGAGTGGGCAAAACCTATTCTATGCTTTACGATGCGCACCTTCTGCTTGAGAAAGGCATTGACATAGTGGTGGGTTATGTGGAAACTCATGGCAGAGCGGAAACTGAGGCTCTTCTGAAAGATTTAGAGATTATAGAGCCGGTCATTTACGATTACAAGGGACTAAAGCTGAGGGAGGTAAATTACGAGAAGATAATCCAGAGAAAGCCCCAGATAGTTATAATAGACGAGCTTCCCCACACTAATCCTCCGGGCTTTTCAGAGGAGAAGAGATACCAGAGTATAAAGAGAGTTCTGCAGGCTGGCATAGACGTTTTTACTGCCATGAACGTCCAGCATCTTGAGAGCCTAAAAGACCTTATATATCAAATAACGGGAGTAGAAGTCAGAGAGAGTGTGCCTGACCCGTTTATAAAGGATGCAAAGGAGATAAAACTTATAGACCTTCCGCCTGAGGAGCTTCTGGTGAGACTGAGCGAAGGTAAAGTGTACGTGAAAGATATGGCGGAGGAGGCAAGAAGAAGGTTCTTCAAGATAGGCAATCTCATAGCTCTAAGGACATTAGCTCTGAGAGTTGTGGCGGACCAGCTTGACCAGAAGCTGAAAAACTACCTGCGCAGGAGAGGTATCACCACTCCTCTGGGGCTCAAAGAGAAAATCCTTGTGGGAGTTTATGCAAGTCCGTATGCCAGCCAGCTGGTGAGAGCTACATACAGAATTGCTTCTGAGCTTGGGGGAGTTGAATGGATAGCGCTTTTTGTAGAAACCGAGAAAAGCAAGGACTTTACAGAAGAGGAGAAAAAGTGGCTGGAAAAGGCTCTGGATTTGGCAAGAAGGCTCGGGGGCAGGGTGGAGTGCATAAAGGGCAAAAATGTGGCTCAGGAAATTATAAGCTACGCCAAGAGAGAGGGTATAACAAAGATAGTTCTTGGAAAGCCCAGAAGAGAAGGAGCACTCACGGGAAGCATTTACAAAAATCTCATCTTAGAGACGGAGGGAATAGACATTTATCTTATAGCACCAAGGGTAAAAGCGGAACTTCCTAAAAGCATAGAAAAGAAGGGCTTTGATAGATATCTTGACATTCTCAGGAGATACTTTGGATAA
- the hslU gene encoding ATP-dependent protease ATPase subunit HslU, with protein sequence MMMTKSLSDLLEELTPKRIVEELDKYIVGQEQAKKAVAIALRNRWRRQKLPQHIREEVAPKNILMIGPTGVGKTEIARRLAQLIKAPFIKVEATKYTEIGYVGRDVESMVRELVEVSYQMVKQEKIQKVKERAKRAAEERILDYLVPQQLSFGVREQQDTGKRELMREKLRSGELDEKVIEIDLQEKMMPMIGIAGPPGLEELEEQIKSMLGNMMPTRKRRKVKVKEALSLLEQEEAEKLIDMEEVSRDAIQRAENFGIIFIDEIDKIAVKTPGAGPGVSREGVQRDLLPIVEGTTVKTKYGPVRTDHILFIAAGAFHMAKPSDLIPELQGRFPIRVELSPLTKEDFVRILKEPKNALTKQYIELLKTEGVEIEFTDDAIEEIARIAEEANTKTENIGARRLHTVMEKLLEDISFNAPEMEGQHIIIDTKFVRAKLENIVRDVELSRYIL encoded by the coding sequence ATGATGATGACGAAATCCCTTTCTGACCTTCTGGAAGAATTAACACCCAAGAGGATCGTAGAGGAGCTGGACAAGTACATAGTCGGTCAGGAGCAAGCAAAAAAGGCGGTAGCCATAGCTCTCAGAAACAGATGGAGAAGGCAAAAACTTCCCCAGCACATAAGGGAAGAGGTAGCACCCAAAAACATACTTATGATAGGTCCTACTGGTGTAGGCAAAACAGAGATAGCCAGAAGACTGGCTCAGCTTATAAAAGCACCCTTTATAAAGGTGGAGGCAACCAAGTATACAGAGATAGGTTATGTGGGAAGAGATGTAGAATCTATGGTGAGGGAGCTGGTAGAGGTATCCTACCAGATGGTAAAGCAGGAAAAGATCCAGAAGGTAAAAGAGAGAGCCAAAAGAGCTGCGGAAGAGAGAATACTGGACTATCTTGTCCCTCAACAGCTCAGCTTTGGTGTAAGGGAGCAGCAGGACACAGGTAAAAGAGAGCTAATGAGGGAAAAGCTAAGAAGTGGTGAGCTGGATGAGAAGGTTATAGAGATAGACCTTCAGGAGAAGATGATGCCTATGATTGGTATCGCAGGACCGCCGGGACTTGAAGAGCTTGAGGAACAGATAAAGAGCATGCTGGGTAACATGATGCCAACAAGGAAAAGAAGAAAGGTGAAAGTAAAAGAAGCTCTATCTTTGCTTGAGCAAGAAGAGGCAGAAAAGCTCATAGATATGGAAGAGGTATCCCGTGATGCTATACAGAGGGCTGAGAACTTCGGAATAATATTCATAGACGAGATAGACAAGATAGCGGTGAAAACTCCTGGTGCAGGACCCGGAGTTTCGAGAGAAGGTGTGCAAAGAGACCTTTTACCCATAGTGGAAGGCACAACTGTCAAGACCAAATACGGACCTGTGAGAACGGACCACATCCTCTTTATTGCAGCCGGTGCCTTTCATATGGCAAAGCCTTCGGACCTCATACCGGAGCTTCAGGGAAGGTTTCCCATAAGAGTAGAGCTAAGCCCCCTCACTAAAGAAGATTTTGTGCGCATCTTAAAAGAGCCAAAAAACGCTCTTACGAAACAGTATATAGAGCTTTTAAAAACAGAAGGTGTAGAAATAGAGTTTACGGACGATGCTATAGAAGAGATAGCCAGAATAGCCGAAGAAGCTAACACAAAGACGGAAAACATAGGAGCCAGGCGCCTACACACAGTCATGGAAAAGCTCCTTGAAGACATATCCTTTAACGCACCAGAAATGGAAGGACAGCACATCATAATAGATACCAAGTTCGTCAGGGCAAAGCTGGAAAACATAGTAAGAGATGTTGAGCTTTCCAGGTATATACTATGA
- a CDS encoding histidine phosphatase family protein, with product MKRLYLVRHAQSEYNEKGIFQGRLDSDLTPLGFVQARLLAREFLKKKVDIIYSSPQRRAYKTALTISDMLGTQLVVDERLREMSFGEYEGKHFWSMLEAHKDVFLNWLSNPVKHPLPTQESMEEFEKRVRSFLEDVKSSHYQNMLIVAHGGTLHAIVCLLTGIGLENLWNIHMDNAGITEIHMEGEKSTLVYLNKLCHTRQLT from the coding sequence ATGAAGCGTTTGTATTTGGTCAGGCATGCGCAGAGCGAGTATAACGAGAAGGGCATATTTCAGGGTAGGCTTGATAGCGACCTTACGCCTCTGGGCTTTGTTCAAGCAAGACTCTTGGCACGGGAATTTTTAAAAAAGAAAGTGGATATTATTTACTCTTCACCTCAGAGGAGAGCTTACAAGACTGCTTTAACCATAAGTGATATGCTGGGTACTCAGTTGGTGGTAGATGAGCGCCTAAGGGAAATGTCTTTTGGAGAATACGAAGGAAAACATTTTTGGAGTATGTTGGAGGCTCATAAAGATGTATTTTTAAACTGGCTTTCAAACCCTGTAAAGCATCCCTTACCTACACAGGAGAGCATGGAGGAGTTTGAAAAGAGAGTAAGAAGCTTTCTGGAAGATGTGAAAAGTAGCCATTACCAAAACATGCTCATAGTTGCACACGGTGGGACGCTTCACGCCATAGTGTGCCTGCTTACGGGCATAGGTCTTGAAAACCTCTGGAACATTCACATGGACAACGCGGGTATAACCGAGATCCACATGGAAGGTGAAAAAAGCACACTGGTTTATCTAAACAAACTTTGCCACACAAGACAGCTTACCTGA
- the rph gene encoding ribonuclease PH: MRKDGRKPNELRPIRIVRDYLQHPEGSCLIEFGNTKVICTVSVQDGVPPFLKGKGQGWITAEYSMLPRATITRNVRESVQGRISGRTHEIQRMIGRAMRTALDLTKIGERTFWIDCDVIQADGGTRTASITGAFVAIADAVIKLYNEGILSSTPIKDFVASVSVGTVNGQILLDLNYEEDSTASVDMNVVATGSGRISEIQALGEENTFSREEFDRMLSLALAGISQLIELQRAFYEIVGNVWKRKNVKEARL; encoded by the coding sequence TTGAGGAAGGACGGCAGAAAGCCTAACGAGCTAAGACCCATAAGAATAGTCAGGGATTATTTGCAGCATCCCGAAGGCTCTTGTTTAATTGAGTTTGGAAACACTAAAGTCATATGCACCGTATCTGTTCAGGATGGTGTCCCACCCTTTTTGAAGGGGAAAGGTCAAGGCTGGATCACTGCGGAATACTCCATGCTCCCAAGGGCAACCATCACCAGAAACGTAAGGGAATCAGTGCAGGGAAGGATAAGCGGTAGAACCCACGAAATACAGCGCATGATAGGAAGAGCTATGAGAACTGCCCTTGACCTTACCAAGATAGGGGAGAGAACCTTTTGGATAGATTGCGATGTTATACAGGCAGATGGTGGAACAAGGACAGCTTCCATAACGGGTGCCTTTGTAGCTATTGCTGATGCGGTTATAAAACTATACAATGAGGGTATTTTGAGTAGCACGCCTATAAAGGATTTTGTAGCGTCTGTGAGCGTTGGGACGGTAAACGGACAGATACTTCTTGACTTAAACTACGAAGAGGACTCAACTGCCAGTGTGGATATGAATGTTGTAGCAACAGGCTCGGGAAGAATATCTGAGATCCAGGCGCTGGGAGAGGAAAACACTTTTAGCAGAGAGGAGTTTGACAGGATGCTATCTTTGGCTCTTGCAGGTATATCTCAGCTCATAGAATTGCAGAGAGCCTTTTACGAAATTGTGGGAAATGTATGGAAGAGAAAAAATGTAAAGGAAGCAAGGTTGTAA
- the atpD gene encoding F0F1 ATP synthase subunit beta, giving the protein MNGKIVQIIGAVIDVEFEGEDLPPVRHGLKTRRRFIDDRGNWAEEDLYLEVAQHIGEKRVRCIAMGATDGLVRGQEVEYLGGPIKVPVGRATLGRIFNVVGQPIDEAGEVKAEDYWPMFREPPPLEEQSTKVEILETGIKVVDLLEPYVKGGKVGLFGGAGVGKTVLMQELIHNIAKFHKGFSVVIGVGERTREGNDLWHEMKESGVLPYTVMVYGQMNEPPGVRFRVAQTGITMAEYFRDVEGQDVLVFIDNIFRFVQAGSEVSTLLGRLPSAVGYQPTLNTDVGEVQERITSTKKGSLTSIQAVYVPADDITDPAPYSVFAHLDATTVLARRLAELGIYPAVDPLESTSKYLAPEFVGEEHYTVAMEVKRILQRYKELQEIIAILGMEELSEEDKAIVGRARRIQRFLAQPFHVAEQFTGMPGKYVRLEDNIRSFKEILTGKYDHLPEMAFYMVGTIEEVVEKAKALGAKV; this is encoded by the coding sequence ATGAATGGGAAGATAGTTCAGATCATAGGGGCTGTTATTGATGTGGAGTTTGAAGGTGAGGATCTGCCACCTGTCAGACACGGACTGAAGACCAGGAGGAGATTCATTGACGACAGGGGCAACTGGGCAGAGGAGGACCTCTACCTTGAGGTGGCACAGCACATAGGAGAGAAAAGGGTCAGATGCATAGCCATGGGAGCTACAGATGGATTGGTGAGGGGTCAGGAAGTTGAGTACTTGGGTGGTCCCATAAAAGTGCCCGTAGGGAGAGCCACCTTAGGAAGGATATTCAATGTAGTAGGACAACCTATTGACGAGGCAGGAGAAGTAAAGGCTGAAGATTACTGGCCCATGTTTAGAGAACCTCCCCCCTTGGAGGAGCAATCTACCAAAGTGGAGATATTGGAGACGGGTATAAAGGTAGTGGACCTTCTTGAACCTTATGTCAAGGGTGGTAAGGTAGGTCTCTTTGGTGGTGCGGGTGTTGGCAAAACTGTCCTTATGCAGGAGCTTATTCACAACATAGCCAAGTTTCACAAGGGCTTTTCGGTAGTCATAGGGGTTGGAGAGAGGACGAGGGAAGGTAATGACCTCTGGCACGAGATGAAAGAGTCAGGCGTCCTTCCCTACACGGTGATGGTTTACGGACAGATGAACGAACCACCCGGCGTGCGCTTCAGAGTTGCTCAAACAGGCATAACTATGGCAGAGTACTTCAGGGATGTGGAAGGTCAGGATGTGCTTGTGTTTATAGACAACATCTTCAGGTTTGTTCAAGCAGGGTCTGAGGTTTCCACACTTCTGGGAAGGCTTCCTTCCGCAGTGGGTTATCAGCCTACGCTAAACACCGATGTAGGTGAGGTTCAGGAGAGGATAACTTCCACCAAGAAGGGGTCTCTCACATCCATACAGGCAGTGTATGTGCCAGCTGACGACATTACGGACCCTGCACCTTACTCAGTCTTTGCTCACCTTGATGCCACCACCGTTCTTGCCAGGAGGCTTGCGGAGCTTGGTATATATCCAGCTGTGGACCCCCTTGAATCCACATCCAAATACTTAGCTCCCGAGTTTGTAGGCGAAGAGCATTACACGGTAGCCATGGAGGTAAAGAGAATACTACAGAGGTACAAAGAGCTTCAGGAGATCATAGCTATACTGGGTATGGAAGAGCTCTCCGAAGAGGACAAAGCCATAGTAGGTAGGGCAAGGAGGATACAGAGATTCTTAGCTCAACCCTTCCATGTGGCGGAGCAGTTTACCGGTATGCCGGGCAAATATGTAAGACTTGAGGATAACATAAGAAGCTTTAAGGAGATACTCACAGGCAAATACGACCACCTTCCCGAGATGGCTTTTTACATGGTAGGCACCATAGAAGAGGTGGTGGAGAAAGCCAAGGCTCTTGGGGCAAAGGTTTGA
- the kdpC gene encoding potassium-transporting ATPase subunit KdpC, which produces MWKTFRVYIFLFAITGLIYPLVITGLAQLLFKEKAKGSIIYKDGKPVGSELIAQPFVSRGLFWSRPSAVDYNPLSSGGSNLAPTNPELYRRVSQRVKLFNEMPVPSYLVFASGSGLDPHLPPSAVYFQIKRVSKETGLTEEELKKLIEKHTEGRTLGIMGQERVNILKLNMELLKLMEISTHGRP; this is translated from the coding sequence ATGTGGAAGACCTTTAGAGTTTATATCTTCTTATTCGCCATAACTGGGTTGATATACCCTCTCGTGATTACCGGTCTTGCCCAGCTCCTTTTTAAGGAAAAGGCAAAGGGAAGCATAATTTATAAAGATGGCAAACCTGTGGGTTCTGAGCTCATAGCTCAGCCCTTTGTCAGCAGAGGTCTCTTCTGGAGCAGACCGTCCGCAGTGGACTATAACCCCCTCAGCAGTGGGGGTTCCAACTTAGCACCCACCAACCCCGAACTTTACAGACGGGTAAGCCAGAGAGTAAAGCTTTTCAATGAAATGCCTGTGCCTTCTTACCTGGTTTTTGCCTCAGGGAGCGGTCTTGACCCACACCTCCCACCTTCCGCTGTATACTTTCAGATAAAGAGGGTTTCAAAAGAGACAGGATTGACGGAAGAAGAGCTGAAAAAGCTTATAGAGAAGCACACTGAGGGTAGGACTCTTGGCATAATGGGACAGGAAAGGGTAAATATACTGAAGCTAAACATGGAACTTTTAAAACTCATGGAGATTAGCACTCATGGAAGACCTTGA
- a CDS encoding F0F1 ATP synthase subunit gamma, which yields MPKLSPRDIRRKIQGIKNTRRITNAMKVVSAAKLRRAQELLYASRPYSERLYQVLRDLSGHIDPETHPLLERREEKQADIIIITADRGLAGAFNSNLIKRAEELINEKRSLGVGVSLILIGRKGFQYFSKRGYQVIKGYDEVFRKEINFSVVKEVGKIVRDRYASRETDAVYLLNNEMVTRVSYKPMMRAFLPFEKPQDGREDYGVYEFEVEKEEFVSKLVDLYLNYQIYRAMVESNAAEHFARMVAMDNATRNADELVRTWTLIFNKARQEAITSELIDIVNAVEAMK from the coding sequence ATGCCAAAGCTGTCACCCAGAGACATCAGAAGAAAGATACAGGGCATAAAAAACACCCGTAGGATCACCAACGCGATGAAGGTTGTCTCTGCAGCTAAGCTCAGAAGGGCTCAAGAGCTTCTTTACGCATCAAGACCATACTCAGAAAGGCTTTATCAGGTGCTGAGGGATCTTTCTGGACATATAGACCCAGAAACACATCCCCTTCTTGAAAGAAGAGAGGAAAAACAAGCGGATATTATAATCATTACCGCGGATAGAGGTCTTGCAGGTGCTTTTAACTCAAACCTCATAAAGAGGGCTGAGGAACTCATAAACGAAAAGCGCTCCTTGGGTGTGGGTGTGAGCTTGATACTCATAGGAAGAAAGGGCTTTCAATACTTTTCCAAAAGGGGATACCAAGTTATAAAGGGCTACGACGAGGTATTTAGAAAGGAGATAAACTTTTCTGTGGTAAAGGAGGTAGGGAAGATAGTGCGTGACAGGTACGCCAGTAGGGAAACTGATGCCGTGTATCTTTTAAACAATGAAATGGTCACCAGGGTAAGTTATAAACCGATGATGCGCGCCTTCCTTCCCTTTGAAAAGCCACAGGATGGAAGGGAGGATTACGGCGTTTATGAGTTTGAAGTAGAGAAAGAGGAGTTTGTAAGTAAGCTGGTGGACCTTTATCTGAATTATCAAATATACAGAGCTATGGTGGAGTCTAATGCTGCCGAACACTTCGCAAGGATGGTGGCTATGGACAATGCTACAAGGAATGCGGACGAGCTTGTAAGGACTTGGACGCTCATATTCAACAAGGCAAGGCAGGAAGCCATAACTTCCGAGCTTATTGACATAGTAAACGCAGTGGAGGCTATGAAGTGA
- a CDS encoding DUF429 domain-containing protein, translating into MDKILGLDLAGSPKRPTGYAFWKDKKLEVGCVYKDEEILSLAQSFDLIMIDAPLSLPEGRKDLETPGPHFRECDMELRKAGIKFFPLSLGPMRMLTKRAIFLANLFKKQNKRVFETYPGAFYDSAGISRRDREAIVRFYRHINLNLEVREYLQDELDAVACWLSGVCYTLGKARLFVGKDGQIVLASEECVELLKYTL; encoded by the coding sequence TTGGATAAAATTCTCGGTCTTGATCTTGCAGGAAGTCCCAAAAGACCAACCGGCTATGCCTTTTGGAAGGATAAAAAGCTGGAAGTTGGGTGCGTGTATAAGGACGAGGAGATTCTGAGCCTTGCTCAGAGTTTTGACCTCATCATGATAGACGCTCCTCTATCTTTACCCGAAGGTAGGAAAGACTTAGAAACGCCCGGACCTCACTTTAGAGAGTGCGACATGGAGCTAAGAAAAGCAGGGATAAAGTTTTTTCCCCTATCCCTAGGACCCATGAGGATGCTAACCAAGAGAGCCATTTTCCTTGCAAACCTTTTCAAAAAACAGAATAAGAGAGTCTTTGAAACCTACCCGGGAGCCTTTTATGATAGTGCTGGAATAAGTAGAAGGGACAGGGAAGCCATAGTAAGGTTTTACAGGCATATAAACCTGAACTTGGAGGTGAGAGAATACCTTCAGGACGAGCTGGATGCGGTTGCCTGCTGGCTTTCAGGCGTGTGCTACACCTTAGGAAAGGCAAGGCTTTTTGTGGGCAAGGACGGTCAGATAGTGCTTGCCAGTGAGGAGTGTGTTGAACTTTTAAAATATACTTTATGA
- the hisIE gene encoding bifunctional phosphoribosyl-AMP cyclohydrolase/phosphoribosyl-ATP diphosphatase HisIE yields MMNLKFDQNGLIPVIAQDYRTGEVRMFAWANEEAVKKTLETGYAHYYSRSRGSIWKKGETSGELQRVVEVRVDCDEDALIYMVYQEKDVACHTGERNCFFRDIWGEKANKVLPFEVLQRLQDVIKSRIEEKKEGSYTYSLFLQGEDRVLQKFGEEAVESLIALKNGDPESIKAELSDMLYHMLLALTIRGVDISQVLEELCSRFK; encoded by the coding sequence ATGATGAACCTTAAGTTTGACCAAAACGGGCTCATTCCTGTGATAGCTCAAGATTACAGAACGGGTGAGGTACGGATGTTTGCTTGGGCAAATGAGGAAGCTGTGAAAAAGACTCTTGAAACCGGCTATGCTCACTACTACTCAAGGTCAAGAGGGTCCATCTGGAAGAAGGGCGAGACTTCAGGAGAGCTTCAAAGAGTTGTAGAGGTCAGGGTAGATTGCGATGAAGATGCTCTTATATACATGGTGTATCAGGAGAAAGATGTGGCATGTCATACGGGAGAGAGAAACTGTTTTTTTAGAGATATATGGGGAGAGAAAGCAAATAAGGTCTTGCCTTTTGAGGTGCTTCAAAGACTTCAGGATGTTATAAAGAGCAGAATAGAGGAGAAAAAGGAAGGCTCTTACACTTACAGTTTATTCTTGCAGGGTGAAGACAGAGTCCTTCAAAAGTTTGGAGAGGAAGCGGTAGAAAGCCTTATAGCCCTAAAAAACGGAGATCCGGAAAGTATAAAGGCAGAGCTCTCTGACATGCTCTATCACATGCTCCTCGCTCTAACCATAAGAGGCGTTGACATATCACAGGTGCTTGAGGAGCTGTGTTCCAGATTTAAGTAA